The proteins below are encoded in one region of Fibrella aestuarina BUZ 2:
- a CDS encoding DUF6503 family protein, with protein sequence MSRALLLLFPALFLLITCQQSDDKAQSLIEQAIKAHGGDAWQNKQIAFNFRNYHLVLAHQKGHFHYERTHRDSTGTTVREVLTNESFRRTLNGRLQILDTTEYGRYSRAVNSVAYFVLLPFKLRDPAVIAEHVGESTVDGQRYDKVRVRFRAEGGGKDHGDTFYYWFNQKTHTMDYLAYSEGGARFRKAINPVVVGGIRFQDYINYQGAKNGTSSVEHYDQQYAAGKLTELSRIEQKNLLVTPLP encoded by the coding sequence ATGTCGCGCGCGCTACTGCTCCTGTTTCCGGCCCTGTTTCTGCTGATCACCTGCCAACAATCCGACGATAAAGCCCAGAGCCTCATCGAGCAGGCCATCAAGGCCCACGGCGGCGATGCCTGGCAAAACAAACAGATCGCTTTCAACTTCCGGAATTATCATTTGGTACTGGCGCACCAGAAAGGGCATTTCCACTACGAACGGACCCACCGCGACTCGACCGGCACGACGGTGCGCGAGGTACTGACCAACGAGTCGTTCCGGCGCACGCTGAACGGCCGCCTACAGATTCTGGACACGACAGAATACGGGCGCTACAGCCGGGCGGTCAACTCGGTGGCCTATTTCGTGCTGCTGCCGTTTAAGCTCCGCGACCCGGCGGTGATCGCCGAACACGTGGGCGAAAGCACCGTCGACGGGCAGCGTTACGACAAAGTTCGGGTTCGTTTCCGGGCCGAGGGTGGCGGCAAAGACCACGGCGACACCTTTTATTACTGGTTCAACCAGAAGACCCACACGATGGATTACCTAGCCTACAGCGAAGGCGGGGCGCGGTTCCGCAAAGCCATCAACCCGGTTGTGGTCGGGGGTATCCGGTTTCAGGATTACATCAACTACCAGGGTGCTAAGAACGGTACCAGCTCGGTCGAACATTACGACCAGCAATACGCCGCCGGTAAACTCACCGAATTGTCGCGCATCGAGCAGAAAAACCTGCTGGTAACGCCCCTGCCGTAA
- the holA gene encoding DNA polymerase III subunit delta: MSATVDTVLKDIRNKRIAPVYLIHGDEPYYLDRIADELEKVVVPVAERGFNQFVLFGKDADVGAVLNNARRYPFMAERQLVVVKEAQQLAGIKEKPGQQLLESYAMEPLGSTVLAIFHNEPLDERKAWVKAFANKGVLLNAKKLYDNKLVDWVGDYCRGRGAKISPKACQLLVDAIGNDLKRMAGEVDKILLNLRVDEEISATTVERLVGISKEYNVFELQKALTQRDVVKANRIVDYFGKNAKDNPAVVILAQLYQYFSRVLLVQASKDQSERGLAAVLGVNPFFVKDYLAAARTYPLVKVADIIHAIRRADAQSKGIDAATMTEADILKELVFAILH, translated from the coding sequence TTGAGTGCCACCGTCGACACCGTTCTGAAAGACATTCGCAATAAGCGCATTGCCCCCGTTTACCTCATCCACGGCGACGAGCCGTATTACCTCGACCGCATCGCCGACGAACTGGAGAAGGTGGTTGTGCCGGTTGCCGAACGGGGCTTCAATCAGTTTGTGCTGTTTGGAAAGGATGCCGACGTGGGGGCCGTGCTTAACAACGCGCGCCGGTATCCGTTCATGGCCGAGCGGCAACTGGTGGTGGTAAAGGAGGCACAGCAACTGGCGGGCATCAAGGAAAAACCGGGGCAGCAACTGCTCGAAAGCTACGCCATGGAGCCGCTGGGCAGCACCGTACTGGCCATCTTCCACAATGAACCGCTCGACGAGCGAAAGGCCTGGGTAAAAGCTTTTGCCAATAAAGGCGTACTGTTGAATGCCAAGAAGTTATACGATAATAAGCTTGTCGATTGGGTGGGCGACTATTGCCGGGGGCGCGGAGCCAAAATCAGCCCGAAAGCCTGCCAATTGCTGGTCGACGCCATCGGGAACGACCTCAAACGCATGGCCGGCGAGGTCGACAAAATCCTGCTGAATCTGCGCGTCGATGAGGAGATTTCGGCCACGACCGTCGAGCGGCTGGTGGGCATCAGTAAGGAGTATAACGTGTTTGAACTCCAAAAGGCCCTCACCCAGCGCGACGTAGTCAAGGCCAACCGTATTGTCGATTATTTCGGCAAAAACGCCAAAGACAACCCCGCCGTGGTGATCCTGGCGCAGTTGTACCAGTATTTCAGCCGGGTGCTGCTGGTGCAGGCTAGCAAAGACCAGAGTGAGCGTGGGCTGGCAGCCGTGCTGGGCGTAAACCCCTTCTTCGTGAAGGATTACTTGGCCGCCGCCCGAACGTACCCACTGGTGAAAGTGGCCGACATCATCCACGCCATTCGCCGCGCCGACGCCCAGAGCAAAGGCATCGACGCAGCCACGATGACCGAAGCCGATATCCTGAAAGAGCTGGTCTTCGCCATCCTGCACTGA
- a CDS encoding outer membrane protein assembly factor BamB family protein, with translation MSNSTNFRYILSIYTLCSLATLFQLIGCTTKKKDWLITLPGVQATSSPRVADLTGDGVNDIILGGGGPEWAHSDSAVLAFDGQDGHLLWHTPGRNQVFGSATFLDINRDQTPDVIIGGRSAELQAIDGKTGHLIWEFFTATDSMAHKRAGWFNFTNGQLIPDQDADGLDDLLIANGGDATIMDTKSPRPVGRLLLLSTRTGHILHQARVPDGKETYCSPVISKRGSDPAQWLVLFGTGGEAIGGCLYKATLGDLFHDNLANAKLLVTEAKKGIVAPPLVCDLNRDGTPDYLVTTVAARTLAIDGKTDRVLWTFSAPGAETYSMPAVGYFTGNDSIPDFFVSYAVGTYPVYGRGIQFLLDGATGRPVHEYATMGFSYGSPLTLDMNDDGFDDVVLNVNEDDDPHGPRSKVESKLIGFDFRNNSQSRISDALPGANFAITPYIGDLDNDGSVDVLYGSLGATSVNYPGVDVMRPLPAPVTYFARRSLSGLPAKTVRWGAYMGEKGDACFTN, from the coding sequence ATGAGCAATTCTACAAATTTTCGATACATTTTAAGTATATATACCCTATGTAGTTTAGCGACACTATTTCAGTTAATTGGTTGTACAACAAAGAAAAAGGACTGGCTGATTACCCTGCCCGGCGTCCAGGCAACGTCGTCGCCGCGGGTCGCAGATCTGACGGGCGACGGCGTCAACGATATCATTCTGGGGGGCGGTGGCCCCGAATGGGCGCACTCCGACTCGGCGGTACTCGCCTTCGACGGACAGGATGGGCACCTGCTCTGGCACACGCCGGGCCGCAATCAGGTATTTGGTTCGGCCACGTTTCTCGACATCAACCGCGATCAGACGCCCGACGTCATTATTGGGGGCCGCTCGGCGGAGTTACAGGCCATTGACGGCAAAACGGGCCACCTGATCTGGGAATTTTTTACGGCTACCGACAGCATGGCTCACAAACGGGCTGGGTGGTTCAATTTCACCAATGGGCAGCTCATCCCCGACCAGGACGCCGATGGCCTCGACGACCTACTGATTGCCAACGGCGGCGACGCCACCATCATGGACACCAAATCGCCCCGGCCCGTTGGTCGCCTGCTGCTGCTGAGCACCCGTACGGGCCACATTCTGCATCAGGCCCGCGTGCCCGACGGCAAAGAAACCTACTGCTCGCCCGTGATCAGTAAACGGGGTAGCGACCCGGCCCAGTGGCTGGTTTTGTTTGGTACGGGCGGCGAAGCCATTGGTGGCTGCCTGTATAAAGCCACACTAGGAGACCTCTTCCACGACAACCTCGCCAACGCCAAACTGCTGGTGACAGAAGCGAAAAAAGGGATAGTAGCGCCCCCGCTGGTGTGTGACCTGAACCGCGATGGCACGCCCGATTACCTCGTCACAACGGTGGCGGCGCGTACTCTGGCCATCGATGGCAAGACCGACCGCGTACTTTGGACCTTTTCGGCGCCGGGCGCCGAAACCTACAGCATGCCCGCCGTCGGGTATTTTACTGGCAACGATTCCATCCCGGATTTCTTCGTCTCCTACGCCGTGGGTACGTACCCGGTTTATGGGCGGGGCATCCAGTTTCTGCTCGATGGGGCTACGGGCCGGCCGGTACATGAATACGCTACGATGGGGTTCTCCTACGGCTCGCCGCTTACGCTCGATATGAACGACGATGGTTTTGACGACGTGGTCCTTAATGTGAACGAAGACGACGACCCGCACGGACCGCGGTCGAAGGTAGAAAGCAAGCTGATCGGGTTTGATTTTAGAAATAACAGCCAATCGCGCATCAGCGACGCCCTGCCCGGTGCCAATTTCGCCATCACGCCCTACATCGGCGACCTTGACAACGACGGCTCGGTCGACGTACTGTATGGGTCTTTGGGCGCCACGTCGGTCAACTACCCCGGTGTGGATGTCATGCGCCCGCTGCCAGCGCCCGTCACCTATTTTGCACGCCGCTCGCTGAGTGGGTTACCCGCCAAAACGGTTCGTTGGGGCGCCTACATGGGCGAAAAAGGCGACGCCTGTTTTACCAATTGA
- a CDS encoding chemotaxis protein CheB, translated as MAESGVMERTGKTGYRVVVIGGSTGSIDVLLQLLPALQLPLSVGIVVVVHRKNTADSTLADLLALRTKLPVQEADEKTELLPGHIYLAPADYHLLLERDGSFSLDDSEKVHYSRPAIDVTFESLADVYGSAVVGVLLSGANADGTEGLDAIKRAGGLALVQHPDTAQVGYMPQQAIERVAVDAVLTIPELAQYINQLNARNRQTT; from the coding sequence ATGGCGGAAAGTGGGGTGATGGAACGTACAGGAAAAACGGGCTATCGGGTCGTTGTGATTGGGGGGTCAACGGGGAGCATCGACGTGCTGCTTCAGCTCCTGCCCGCCCTGCAACTGCCCCTGTCGGTCGGCATCGTGGTGGTAGTGCACCGCAAAAACACCGCCGACTCCACCCTCGCCGACTTGCTGGCACTCCGAACGAAGTTGCCCGTTCAGGAGGCCGACGAAAAGACCGAACTGTTGCCGGGCCACATCTACCTCGCCCCTGCCGACTACCACCTGCTGCTGGAACGCGACGGCAGCTTCTCGCTCGACGATTCAGAAAAAGTGCACTACAGCCGCCCCGCCATCGACGTCACCTTCGAGTCGCTGGCCGATGTCTACGGTTCGGCGGTGGTGGGCGTATTGCTGTCGGGGGCTAACGCCGACGGCACCGAGGGCCTCGACGCCATCAAGCGGGCGGGTGGCCTGGCGCTCGTTCAACACCCCGATACGGCGCAGGTCGGCTACATGCCTCAACAGGCCATTGAGCGCGTAGCCGTCGATGCCGTGCTGACCATACCTGAGTTGGCGCAGTATATCAATCAGCTCAACGCCCGGAATCGGCAGACTACCTAA
- a CDS encoding CheR family methyltransferase, translated as MIEEEQVDVLLTDVMDLSGYDFTRYTRASLKRRINRLWLLDKFPSFAELRYRVRSDADYLKRFVAELTVNVTEMFRDPSFYKSLRTDVLPTLAAKPFIRIWHAGCSTGEEVFSMAILLREAGLLHKALLYATDLNPDVLTVASKGIFALSSMKQYSENYHLSGGNRDFSTYYTAHYGHAKFDEELATRMVYSTHNLVSDGSFNEFDLILCRNVLIYFDKDLQQRVLTLFDDSLSTLGYLALGAKETLRFSSIQPKYKQVGSDKLWRKVG; from the coding sequence ATGATTGAGGAAGAGCAAGTTGATGTACTGCTAACGGACGTCATGGACCTGTCGGGCTATGATTTTACGCGCTACACGCGGGCTTCGCTAAAACGGCGGATCAACCGGCTGTGGCTGCTCGACAAATTTCCCAGTTTTGCCGAACTGCGCTACCGGGTCCGTTCCGACGCCGATTACTTGAAGCGCTTCGTGGCCGAACTGACGGTGAACGTCACCGAGATGTTTCGCGACCCGTCATTCTACAAAAGCCTGCGCACCGACGTGCTGCCTACCCTGGCGGCCAAACCGTTCATCCGGATCTGGCACGCGGGCTGCTCAACCGGTGAGGAGGTGTTCTCGATGGCCATTCTGCTCCGCGAAGCCGGGTTGCTGCACAAGGCGCTGCTCTACGCCACGGACCTGAACCCCGACGTGCTGACCGTGGCGAGCAAAGGCATTTTTGCGTTGTCGAGCATGAAACAGTATTCCGAAAATTACCACCTGTCGGGTGGCAATCGGGACTTCTCGACCTATTACACGGCGCACTATGGACACGCCAAATTTGATGAGGAACTGGCCACCCGCATGGTCTATTCAACCCATAACCTGGTGTCTGACGGCTCGTTCAACGAGTTTGACCTCATCCTGTGCCGCAACGTGCTGATTTACTTCGACAAAGACCTGCAACAACGGGTCCTGACGCTTTTCGACGACAGCCTGAGCACACTCGGCTACCTGGCGTTGGGGGCCAAAGAAACGCTCCGTTTTTCGAGCATTCAGCCCAAGTACAAGCAAGTGGGTAGTGATAAACTATGGCGGAAAGTGGGGTGA